A DNA window from Bos mutus isolate GX-2022 chromosome 11, NWIPB_WYAK_1.1, whole genome shotgun sequence contains the following coding sequences:
- the ODF2 gene encoding outer dense fiber protein 2 isoform X2 has protein sequence MGELPTGCRKRRRKRGGVAAGAGLHPPRRLHGTALASDFNDFIRRRFWAQPCRSWFPSCGKNGVTSLTQKKVLRTPCGAPSVTVTKRTMKDRSSTPPLHVHVDENTPVHVHIKKLSKTSATNSQKSHKRGMKGDTVNVRRSVRVKTKVPWMPPGKSSARHVGCNWENPPHCLEITPPSSEKLVSVMRLSDLSTEDDDSGHCKMNHYDKKIDSLMNAVKMQKGERQMAKRFLEERKEELEEVAQELAETEHENTVLRHNIERIKEEKDYTMLQKKHLQQEKECLMSKLVEAEMDGAAAAKQVMALKDTIGKLKSEKQMTCSDINTLTRQKELLLQKLSTFEETNRTLRDLLREQHCKEDSERLMEQQGTLLKRLAEADSEKARLLLLLQDKDKEVEELLQEIQCEKAQAKTASELSKSMETMRGHLQAQLRCKEAENSRLCMQIKNLERSGNQHKAEVEAIMEQLKELKQKGERDKESLKKAIRAQKERAEKSEEYAEQLHVQLADKDLYVAEALSTLESWRSRYNQVVKDKGDLELEIIVLNDRVTDLVNQQQTLEEKMREDRDSLVERLHRQTAEYSAFKLENERLKASFAPMEDKLNQAHIEVQQLKASVKNYEGMIDNYKSQVMKTRLEADEVAAQLERCDKENKILKDEMNKEIEAARRQFQSQLADLQQLPDILKITEAKLAECQDQLQGYERKNIDLTAIISDLRSRIEHQGDKLEMAREKHQASQKENKQLSLKVDELERKLEATSAQNIEFLQVIAKREEAIHQSQLRLEEKTRECGTLARQLESAIEDARRQVEQTKEHAASKERAAQNKILDLETQLSRTKTELSQLRRSRDDADRRYQSRLQDLKDRLEQSESTSRSMQNYVQFLKSSYANVFGDGPYASYLTSSPIRSRSPPT, from the exons ATGGGCGAGCTGCCGACCGGGTGTCGGAAAAGGAGGCGGAAGCGGGGAGGAGTCGCCGCCGGGGCCGGACTGCATCCGCCGCGGCGTCTCCATGGCACGGCCCTGGCCTCCGACTTCAACGACTTCATAAGGCGGCGTTTCTGGGCGCAGCCGTGTCGCTCCTG GTTTCCATCGTGTGGAAAGAACGGAGTAACGAGTCTCACGCAGAAAAAGGTCTTGAGGACACCTTGCGGCGCACCCAGTGTTACCGTGACG AAGCGAACCATGAAGGACCGCTCTTCAACTCCCCCCTTACATGTTCACGTGGATGAGAACACCCCTGTCCACGTCCACATAAAAAAACTCTCCAAAACGTCAGCGACCAACAGCCAG AAATCTCATAAGCGCGGAATGAAAGGGGACACCGTGAATGTGCGGCGGAGTGTCCGGGTGAAAACCAAGGTACCTTGGATGCCCCCTGGAAAATCATCCGCCCGGCATGTGGGATGCAATTGGGAG AATCCACCTCACTGCCTGGAGATCACGCCACCATCTTCAGAAAAGCTGGTCTCCGTGATGCGGTTAAGTGACCTCTCTACAGAAGATGACGACTCCGGCCACTGTAAAATGAACCATTACGATAAGAAGATTGACAGTTTAATGAACGCG GTCAAGATGCAGAAGGGAGAGCGCCAGATGGCCAAAAGGTTCCTGGAGGAGCggaaggaggagctggaggaggtggCCCAAGAGCTGGCCGAGACCGAGCACGAGAACACGGTGCTGCGGCACAACATCGAGCGCATCAAGGAGGAGAAGGACTACACCAT GCTGCAGAAAAAACACCTCCAGCAGGAGAAGGAGTGCCTCATGTCCAAGCTGGTGGAGGCTGAAATGGACGGGGCTGCTGCCGCCAAACAAGTCATGGCCCTGAAGGATACCATCGGGAAACTGAAATCG GAGAAACAGATGACCTGCTCGGACATCAACACCCTAACGAGGCAGAAAGAACTTCTCCTGCAGAAGCTGAGCACATTTGAAGAGACCAACCGCACTCTCCGAGACCTGCTGAGGGAACAACACTGCAAAGAG GATTCTGAAAGATTGATGGAGCAACAAGGGACACTGCTGAAACGGCTGGCAGAGGCGGACTCTGAGAAAGCG CGCCTGCTATTACTGCTGCAAGACAAAGACAAGGAGGTGGAAGAGCTCCTCCAGGAAATACAATGTGAGAAG GCTCAAGCAAAGACAGCATCTGAGCTTTCCAAGTCCATGGAGACCATGCGGGGGCATTTGCAAGCACAGCTTCGGTGCAAAGAGGCGGAGAACAGTCGCCTGTGTATGCAGATCAAG AACCTGGAGCGCAGCGGGAACCAGCACAAGGCGGAAGTGGAGGCCATCATGGAGCAGCTGAAGGAACTGAAGCAGAAGGGAGAACGAGACAAAGAGTCCTTGAAGAAAGCCATCCGAGCCCAAAAAGAGAGAGCCGAGAAGAGCGAGGAGTATGCTGAGCAGCTGCACGTGCAACTTGCCGACAAG GATCTTTATGTTGCTGAAGCTTTATCCACTCTGGAGTCATGGAGGAGCCGCTATAACCAAGTTGTAAAAGACAAAGGAGACCTTGAGCTGGAAATTATTGTCCTGAACGA CCGGGTGACAGATCTCGTAAACCAACAACAGACCTTGGAGGAGAAGATGCGGGAAGACCGGGACAGCCTGGTGGAGAGACTACATCGGCAGACCGCCGAGTATTCCGCGTTCAAACTAGAGAACGAGAGGCTGAAG GCTAGCTTCGCCCCAATGGAGGACAAGCTCAACCAGGCGCACATCGAGGTCCAGCAGCTGAAGGCATCAGTTAAGAACTATGAGGGAATGATTGACAACTATAAGAGTCAG GTGATGAAGACCAGACTGGAGGCTGATGAAGTGGCTGCCCAGCTGGAACGCTGTGACAAAGAGAACAAGATCCTTAAAGATGAGATGAACAAAGAGATTGAAGCG GCACGGAGGCAGTTCCAGTCCCAGCTGGCTGACCTGCAGCAGCTGCCCGATATCCTTAAGATCACAGAGGCTAAACTGGCTGAGTGCCAGGATCAGCTGCAGGGCTATGAGCGGAAGAACATTGACCTCACAGCCATCATATCAGACCTGCGCAGCCGG ATCGAACACCAGGGGGACAAGCTGGAGATGGCGAGAGAGaaacatcaggcttcccagaaggaaaataaacagcTGAGTCTGAAGGTGGATGAACTGGAGAG GAAACTGGAGGCGACCAGTGCCCAGAATATCGAGTTCCTACAGGTGATTGCCAAGAGGGAGGAGGCAATCCACCAGTCCCAGCTGCGACTGGAGGAGAAAACACGGGAATGCGGAACCCTGGCGAGGCAGTTGGAGAGCGCCATTGAAGAcgccaggaggcag GTGGAACAAACCAAGGAGCACGCAGCCTCCAAGGAGCGAGCAGCCCAGAACAAGATCCTGGACCTTGAGACCCAGCTGAGCAGGACCAAGACCGAGCTCAGCCAGCTGCGGCGGAGCCGGGACGAT GCTGATCGCCGCTACCAGAGCCGCCTGCAGGACCTGAAAGACCGCCTGGAGCAGTCGGAGAGCACCAGCCGCAGCATGCAGAACTACGTCCAGTTCCTCAAGTCGTCCTACGCCAACGTGTTTGGGGACGGTCCCTACGCTTCCTACCTGACCAGCTCTCCCATCCGCTCCCGGTCTCCTCCCACCTAA
- the ODF2 gene encoding outer dense fiber protein 2 isoform X6 produces MSASSSGGSPRFPSCGKNGVTSLTQKKVLRTPCGAPSVTVTKRTMKDRSSTPPLHVHVDENTPVHVHIKKLSKTSATNSQKSHKRGMKGDTVNVRRSVRVKTKNPPHCLEITPPSSEKLVSVMRLSDLSTEDDDSGHCKMNHYDKKIDSLMNAVGCLKSEVKMQKGERQMAKRFLEERKEELEEVAQELAETEHENTVLRHNIERIKEEKDYTMLQKKHLQQEKECLMSKLVEAEMDGAAAAKQVMALKDTIGKLKSEKQMTCSDINTLTRQKELLLQKLSTFEETNRTLRDLLREQHCKEDSERLMEQQGTLLKRLAEADSEKARLLLLLQDKDKEVEELLQEIQCEKAQAKTASELSKSMETMRGHLQAQLRCKEAENSRLCMQIKNLERSGNQHKAEVEAIMEQLKELKQKGERDKESLKKAIRAQKERAEKSEEYAEQLHVQLADKDLYVAEALSTLESWRSRYNQVVKDKGDLELEIIVLNDRVTDLVNQQQTLEEKMREDRDSLVERLHRQTAEYSAFKLENERLKASFAPMEDKLNQAHIEVQQLKASVKNYEGMIDNYKSQVMKTRLEADEVAAQLERCDKENKILKDEMNKEIEAARRQFQSQLADLQQLPDILKITEAKLAECQDQLQGYERKNIDLTAIISDLRSRIEHQGDKLEMAREKHQASQKENKQLSLKVDELERKLEATSAQNIEFLQVIAKREEAIHQSQLRLEEKTRECGTLARQLESAIEDARRQVEQTKEHAASKERAAQNKILDLETQLSRTKTELSQLRRSRDDADRRYQSRLQDLKDRLEQSESTSRSMQNYVQFLKSSYANVFGDGPYASYLTSSPIRSRSPPT; encoded by the exons ATGTCTGCCTCATCCTCAGGCGGCTCCCCCAG GTTTCCATCGTGTGGAAAGAACGGAGTAACGAGTCTCACGCAGAAAAAGGTCTTGAGGACACCTTGCGGCGCACCCAGTGTTACCGTGACG AAGCGAACCATGAAGGACCGCTCTTCAACTCCCCCCTTACATGTTCACGTGGATGAGAACACCCCTGTCCACGTCCACATAAAAAAACTCTCCAAAACGTCAGCGACCAACAGCCAG AAATCTCATAAGCGCGGAATGAAAGGGGACACCGTGAATGTGCGGCGGAGTGTCCGGGTGAAAACCAAG AATCCACCTCACTGCCTGGAGATCACGCCACCATCTTCAGAAAAGCTGGTCTCCGTGATGCGGTTAAGTGACCTCTCTACAGAAGATGACGACTCCGGCCACTGTAAAATGAACCATTACGATAAGAAGATTGACAGTTTAATGAACGCGGTTGGTTGTCTCAAGTCTGAG GTCAAGATGCAGAAGGGAGAGCGCCAGATGGCCAAAAGGTTCCTGGAGGAGCggaaggaggagctggaggaggtggCCCAAGAGCTGGCCGAGACCGAGCACGAGAACACGGTGCTGCGGCACAACATCGAGCGCATCAAGGAGGAGAAGGACTACACCAT GCTGCAGAAAAAACACCTCCAGCAGGAGAAGGAGTGCCTCATGTCCAAGCTGGTGGAGGCTGAAATGGACGGGGCTGCTGCCGCCAAACAAGTCATGGCCCTGAAGGATACCATCGGGAAACTGAAATCG GAGAAACAGATGACCTGCTCGGACATCAACACCCTAACGAGGCAGAAAGAACTTCTCCTGCAGAAGCTGAGCACATTTGAAGAGACCAACCGCACTCTCCGAGACCTGCTGAGGGAACAACACTGCAAAGAG GATTCTGAAAGATTGATGGAGCAACAAGGGACACTGCTGAAACGGCTGGCAGAGGCGGACTCTGAGAAAGCG CGCCTGCTATTACTGCTGCAAGACAAAGACAAGGAGGTGGAAGAGCTCCTCCAGGAAATACAATGTGAGAAG GCTCAAGCAAAGACAGCATCTGAGCTTTCCAAGTCCATGGAGACCATGCGGGGGCATTTGCAAGCACAGCTTCGGTGCAAAGAGGCGGAGAACAGTCGCCTGTGTATGCAGATCAAG AACCTGGAGCGCAGCGGGAACCAGCACAAGGCGGAAGTGGAGGCCATCATGGAGCAGCTGAAGGAACTGAAGCAGAAGGGAGAACGAGACAAAGAGTCCTTGAAGAAAGCCATCCGAGCCCAAAAAGAGAGAGCCGAGAAGAGCGAGGAGTATGCTGAGCAGCTGCACGTGCAACTTGCCGACAAG GATCTTTATGTTGCTGAAGCTTTATCCACTCTGGAGTCATGGAGGAGCCGCTATAACCAAGTTGTAAAAGACAAAGGAGACCTTGAGCTGGAAATTATTGTCCTGAACGA CCGGGTGACAGATCTCGTAAACCAACAACAGACCTTGGAGGAGAAGATGCGGGAAGACCGGGACAGCCTGGTGGAGAGACTACATCGGCAGACCGCCGAGTATTCCGCGTTCAAACTAGAGAACGAGAGGCTGAAG GCTAGCTTCGCCCCAATGGAGGACAAGCTCAACCAGGCGCACATCGAGGTCCAGCAGCTGAAGGCATCAGTTAAGAACTATGAGGGAATGATTGACAACTATAAGAGTCAG GTGATGAAGACCAGACTGGAGGCTGATGAAGTGGCTGCCCAGCTGGAACGCTGTGACAAAGAGAACAAGATCCTTAAAGATGAGATGAACAAAGAGATTGAAGCG GCACGGAGGCAGTTCCAGTCCCAGCTGGCTGACCTGCAGCAGCTGCCCGATATCCTTAAGATCACAGAGGCTAAACTGGCTGAGTGCCAGGATCAGCTGCAGGGCTATGAGCGGAAGAACATTGACCTCACAGCCATCATATCAGACCTGCGCAGCCGG ATCGAACACCAGGGGGACAAGCTGGAGATGGCGAGAGAGaaacatcaggcttcccagaaggaaaataaacagcTGAGTCTGAAGGTGGATGAACTGGAGAG GAAACTGGAGGCGACCAGTGCCCAGAATATCGAGTTCCTACAGGTGATTGCCAAGAGGGAGGAGGCAATCCACCAGTCCCAGCTGCGACTGGAGGAGAAAACACGGGAATGCGGAACCCTGGCGAGGCAGTTGGAGAGCGCCATTGAAGAcgccaggaggcag GTGGAACAAACCAAGGAGCACGCAGCCTCCAAGGAGCGAGCAGCCCAGAACAAGATCCTGGACCTTGAGACCCAGCTGAGCAGGACCAAGACCGAGCTCAGCCAGCTGCGGCGGAGCCGGGACGAT GCTGATCGCCGCTACCAGAGCCGCCTGCAGGACCTGAAAGACCGCCTGGAGCAGTCGGAGAGCACCAGCCGCAGCATGCAGAACTACGTCCAGTTCCTCAAGTCGTCCTACGCCAACGTGTTTGGGGACGGTCCCTACGCTTCCTACCTGACCAGCTCTCCCATCCGCTCCCGGTCTCCTCCCACCTAA